From Ochotona princeps isolate mOchPri1 chromosome X, mOchPri1.hap1, whole genome shotgun sequence, one genomic window encodes:
- the LOC131478617 gene encoding doublesex- and mab-3-related transcription factor C1-like — MGQEHISGFQACQCPNCVFLESHNALPAATATRKEQAAQIKKQLVIRVIKNMAIVPGAPVHVKNMARLLDAHNEKVNTNPHPQACCWYIHNLETLPRVLHFSQPQEPTFPSYASVTTETTQVFAVSEQPQGPPLMPDLSAGLMLWRYANLDSHLLQPQLPQVSEPALVASPEWQRKLEAAEALLTLRNFCPVPYDPMPVSQACSLPTPAEDKILQTPISILCPRPTTSKSPPIGHLD; from the exons ATGGGCCAAGAGCATATCAGTGGCTTCCAAGCCTGCCAGTGTCCCAATTGTGTCTTCTT GGAATCACACAATGCCTTGCCTGCTGCAACTGCCACAAGGAAGGAACAGGCAGCACAGATAAAGAAGCAGTTGGTAATTCGAGTGATCAAGAACATGGCTATTGTTCCTGGGGCTCCTGTGCATGTCAAGAATATGGCTAGGCTGTTAGACGCCCATA atgagaaggTGAACACCAACCCTCACCCGCAAGCCTGCTGTTGGTATATCCACAATCTG GAGACACTCCCAAGGGTGTTGCATTTCAGCCAGCCCCAAGAACCTACATTTCCGTCCTATGCTTCAGTGACCACAGAGACAACACAGGTGTTTGCTGTTTCTGAGCAGCCCCAAGGGCCCCCTCTGATGCCTGATTT AAGCGCAGGTCTGATGCTTTGGCGCTATGCCAACCTTGACTCTCATCTACTGCAGCCACAG CTCCCCCAAGTCTCTGAGCCAGCTTTGGTTGCTTCCCCTGAGTGGCAGCGAAAGCTAGAAGCTGCTGAGGCACTGCTGACTCTGAGAAACTTCTGTCCAGTACCATATGACCCCATGCCTGTGTCCCAGGCCTGCAGTCTGCCAA CTCCTGCTGAAGATAAAATACTCCAAACTCCCATCTCCATTCTGTGCCCCAGGCCAACCACCTCTAAGTCACCACCTATTGGACATCTGGACTAG